Genomic DNA from Babylonia areolata isolate BAREFJ2019XMU chromosome 9, ASM4173473v1, whole genome shotgun sequence:
AGTTTTAACTGGATTGATCTTATTCAAGTTTGGAGACAGGGTGGAGATTCAATAAATAGTCCCAAAGATATATCACTGACATGGAAGACACCTGGGTGGGTAGGCTGGGAAGCACTGTACATTCTGGGAAAGAGCCAGTCAGGAATTTTTGCTTAACAATGATATTATTAGCCAACACTGTATGGTTTATTTACTTTTTGACACCTCATTACATCTGGGGAAGTACCAGAGTAAAGGTTACACATATAATTTACAAAACAATCTCCAAACAATAtatttcaacatcatcaacaaatctGCTCAATATCAAGGACAAACATATTTTATCCTATGAGCAATTTCTTCATAAAAAGTGTAAATTTTCATCtgaacttttaaaaaaatgttgtagATTCTTGGACAGCTTTTCaatacaaacaagaacaaaatcaaatgGATAACAAAAAAAACTCCATCTGTTTGTTCAGAAGCCTGATTTGTAGTTCAGAAATGATGAACAATTCCTTCAGATAAACATGCAAGCACAGCTCACATTATACCACCAGTGACACACAAGACACTAATCCAAATTACAAATTGGTTTTAGGTGGCTTCAAGATTCCCTTGCTGCGCAGAAAGCGCACAATGAAAGGAGTGGAAGTGAGGGTGATCCCAATTCTTACAGGTGCGAAGACTTTATGCACAGCATATGCCACGACAAATGTCCCTGTGCCTGTGGCCAGTTTTGACTGCAGAAtggcctcccctacccccacactctTCAGAATTCCAACCATgtcaatgccactgaaacagaagTGAAAACACCAACCAGTTTTGAATTAGAGATATAAAGACTTGAAAAGGTGAGACTTACATGAGGTTAGAGCTGTTATTATGACACATCAAACAAGCATAAGTTTTGCTCCTTGGAGATCTACATGGGCAAAATTTTTAACTCAGTATTACTGAACTTTTGTTCCCCTGTGCTTTGGAAGATACCACTGGAAAATATATAAAACACAAGAATGTAATACAAAAGAAACGTATTGCAATATGCACAATTTTACAGTGAAATATAATCCAACTTTCACAATGCATCAAGAAAAATAGTTTAATTAAACACTGTCAACATCAAAAGTATGACTTATTACCTGCACTGCCAGCTACAGATGACAAATATTCTAGCCAAGTCTGTTGGCTCTTTCACACAAAACTGCACAGAAGGATAAGGTAGGTCTCTTCCCAAGTGTTTCAACTTTGTGCTTTTTACATTGCAATAAACACAcccatatgtatatctatatatctatatctatatatatatctatatatatatgaacctgttgggttttttttttaaacaacaactgCATTGCACTTCTGTGGAATGTATTCTGGTGTGAAAACATGTcctaaaaaaaatccagttttcaTGTTACATTATAAACAGACACAGTGTTCAGTTGTTTTACatgattgtttcttttttcttttccttttttcctgaaGGGGCAGGAAAGGGGTGCATAAAGGGGGCCTGTTCtgtaaaagagagggggaggggggcagagaggtaTAACCAAATATTTGCTCTGCCTTTTCTTAGCCTTTTTACATGGTCAGACTAATACAACTGTTGGGAAATATCATACAACTGGTACCTGGAAACAGCTAGGTAGAATCCACCCAGGGAAGCAAGGGAAATGGTTATGTGGAAGATGATCACAGTGGACCCGTATTCTTTGACAGCGCGCTTCAGCTTCTCTTTCTGACTGAGCTGGGACCCTGCGGAATCCCTTGCGACCTGTGTTGTGCTTGTGGGGCCAGACCCCTCACCGCTTGGCTGTGTGCAGTAGTGACGTCTGTTTGCATCTTGCCATTTTAactgaacagaaaacaaagattGACAGAAATAAATGAGATTAAGGTTGCATGAATGTGTACACACAGCTTATTTTATACATATTGTATACATGACACACATTAAAAACTCCAGCCAAAGGTATCCTAAAAGTAATACAAGGTGTATGTTAAAGGGGTAGAtgcggtgggggtaggggttgagtaggataacaggcagaggataggtacacaatccactctctcctcataccacagcagggtcttttagaaagatgaattgaggtgtttatttctctaacttaacagcacacagcccccatggtactgtcttgtccatctggctctcctggcctgcttcaaggaaggaaaaggaagaaacccctcttgcctattcattttatcctcttcacaagctggcaccccatgcaaactatcttctgacccagaacgtttccaattggctgaagttaacagaccaatctgggaccaactgtgctagacttgcacattcaacacttttctcacagaacccagcattgtcaaggagaaggggaggggagggggggggggcgtgaaaagaggtagggaaggaggaggaaagatcgcccagccctgattctgctctaaacagctcatgataaacacaccacaccatgtggtgaccattgaggcagatgccatcctgccagagatcgacatgggggggtaaggaggggggggagggggggatggggttgagggtgatgggagtggaagggaaaagggcaggggagtgtataggaagagaatggtcagaggagataccatctttacttagtatttcttgataacttgctccctctgtacttggccaagggaaggggggaaagggagagagggtatggggaggggtgttggtggggatagatgccatgaaacgggggtgggggaagaagagtagggaggtaggaaggaggggtccatcagtgcgcagtgtgtctgagaaaatcccatgcttccaccataggcgcctgacacactataacatccaccccttgcttttgaaagcaatgtcctcattgctgcagatCGCATACCAATCATTTGCTTCATGTAAATGGTGAGACAAATTCTCCAACAAAGGGTATTAGCAAAACATTAATACATAAGGATCTTACAGGAATCCCTGTCATCATACATTATCTGATGTATGTCACCCTTACATATTGCAAATAAATGCAGAacattgtcaacaacaaaaaagcaataccTAAAACCCTCAAACAAGAAAGGCCAGTATAGAAATGGTAACTTCAACAGACTGAATAAccataaaacatgaaaagcagCATTAAACTTCCAGCTAAAACATCACCCTGTACGCAAAATACCAGATCCACTAGCAGGCTACAGCAGCAAGTCTACTCACTGAAAGGTGGTTCACATTAGTCTTGTACATAGCACTACATTTTGGGAGTATTGACCCTGTCAGTCTCCCATCCCAGTTCCTATCCATTTGAGCCGACATTCTAGCACATTTTGAGCCACAAGACATGTGCATTTCAGGCTTCAGATGAGACCTGGTGCtagtctcacacaaaccagtgCACACTGATTTGCGTGATGGTCTGGGAGTCTTGACTGCAGCTTGGCAGTCTACGTCATTCTCCCTCTTCCAACATTGACCAGGAATCCCTGGATCAGGtggcatgggcagcagcacccattcatctCAGCATGGATCATCACCATTGCAGTCACCTACTGAATGGCTCTTCATCAGTTTATCTGAAAtcctttctttcagtttgtgATCCCGCCCCTTGAGACCATTGTGGAAGtctctgtgtatttcattgtgggaAACCTTGCTCTTTACTTTGGGGAAATCCTTACCCTTGTTGTGGTTTGGGGAAATCCTATTCCCCACTGCTGACTGGATTTTTCCTTTCctgactttcttctttttctttttgcccacagccctgttcttaactaaaacatctctctgaccaactagacctgacactagcccctgcatggacctgacttttccctctaacaacaacagtttgtcccccagtcgtgccatctgttccctggcctgttgctgttggtcctcttccagctctctctgcagcctcCGGGCTTCATCTcttgcctggatgaaggtggtttgaggctctcacctcactacctggcgcagctcccttttcaacaaggtgttccggaggccactgatgaagtggtccctcagcatgtcagcggtgagggccccagtcgtcttcatctggatggttctctccatgctgcgcagagcatgagagtagtccatgatggactccggctgctgtaccctgctgaaaagtatggacagtagtgtggtgacacgccgtccgtcaccgaacacccccagcagaataccggtcaccttctctggggtgttggtgtcctccaggtcccgcagcatcagctctctgcgtgcggttccctgcagatggctgtagatgaagtatgcagccatctcgtctcccatggggtatgcggccaggaccctctccgcctcagtgacgaagtcctcagccgacgtcTTGTCTGgctcaccagtgaacactggcagtgtgggtgctgcacaccactgcatgggtgactgctgtgctgtggtagtagACATGGTCATCCTTGGGCtgcgttgggctgtgtgctgctaaagctaagagacacctcacctgctgatcctgtcggcgacgccaagttgttaaAGGGGTAGAtgcggtgggggtaggggttgagtaggataacaggcagaggataggtacacaatccactctctcctcataccacagcagggtcttttagaaagatgaattgaggtgtttatttctctaacttaacagcacacagcccccatggtactgtcttgtccatctggctctcctggcctgcttcaaggaaggaaaaggaagaaacccctcttgcctattcattttatcctcttcacaagctggcaccgcatgcaaactatcttctgacccagaacgtttccaattggctgaagttaacagaccaatctgggaccaaccgtgctagacttgcacattcaacacttttctcacagaacccagcattgtcaaggagaaggggaggggaggggggggggggcgtgaaaagaggtagggaaggaggaggaaagatcgcccagccctgattctgctctaaacagctcatgataaacacaccacaccatgtggtgaccattgaggcagatgccatcctgccagagatcgacatgggggggtaaggagggggggagggggggaccgggttgagggtgatgggagtggaagggaaaagggcaggggagtgtataggaagagaatggtcagaggagataccatctttacttagtatttcttgataacttgctccctctgtacttggccaagggaaggggggaaagggagagagggtatggggaggggtgttggtggggatagatgccatgaaaggggggtgggggaagaagagtagggaggtaggaaggaggggtccatcagtgcgcagtgtgtctgagaaaatcccatgcttccaccataggcgcctgacacactataacatgtATATATCCCAAAAGATTCCAAGCTGCTTCCAAGTGCATAGCAATTACCATTTACACTTTTGAATTAGCAAATGACtggtgcaatagccaaatggttaaagtgctggactttcaatctgagggtcctgggttcaaatctcagtaatggcgGTGGTGggcaaaaggtggagatttttctgatttcccaggtcaacatatgtgcagacctgcttgtgcctgaactttcgtgtgtatacacaagcaaaagatcaaatatgcacgttaaagatcctgtaatccatgtcaacattctgtgggttatggaaacaagaatatacccagcatgcatacccccaaaaacagagtatggctgcctacatggggtggtaaatacagtcatacacgtaaaagcccactcatgtacctACAAGTGAACCTGAGActgggagttgcagaccatgaacgcagaagaagaagaagaagaattagcaaATTCCACCTGAACCAAGAGGCAATCATCACAACAGCAAAGTattccattctctctgtgtctagcaGTCACAGTTGTTATCTACATCTTCAGCTTTGCCAAAAAAAATCTATGGAAGAACAATGGGGTCGAAACATGCTGCTGCTTTCCCATCCAAAACATAAAAGCAGTACCTTCTTTTTTACTTTCGGAGATTCTTTGTCAAATATGTTTGTGTGCTTCCATGTTTTCTTATGCAAAATTGACAACAAAAAGACCCAAAATTAATGTCTTATCTGTATATGGTTCAAATTTTGAAGATTCTcatcttggggggaaaaaagcctTTAGCCCACTGCATGCCCGGCTGTTTGCATTATTTTTTATCAGCTGTGTCAATAATTGTAATGTTCCCAGTGGATTGACAGCACTGGGATGATGTCAGACGAGCCTGGGCGTGGACGTGGCGTGgacgtgtatgggggactctgaatgagcagcgtgggagtaatgccactgaaattgtACAGATAATGGGGtgccaaaataaataaataaatgaactatAGTACTATTTAAATCCACATAATTTGAAAAAGCTTCTTACTAACATTATTCAGGGTGGGAACGGTGGAGGGGTCACTGATAGTTTATTTCCCAATGTGAGAAGCCCCAGCCTGTACATTTACAACACAGATCTGCTATGACAGGTGCAGTCATGACAGTGTCAATCACCTGTCAAGATCTGGTTTAACTGATTCCATGTCCATCCACATGAAATAAAAAGGATTTTTGCTTCAATAATGGCAAAGTGTTTTATCATTCTGGGGATATCCATTCTTGTGTTTTTCAAGAAAAAGGAAGGCTGTGGGGTCCAGAGTAGTGGGTAGACAAGCGGTTTGTAATGTCGTGGCATATCCTTCTGTTCATCACTTTCTGCTACCCAGGACTTAATGGGGATTTTTACCGTCATCAGAGTAACCAGCTTTGCAACgtacagaaaaaagaacaataataaaaatgattgTGATATACCTGCAGCAGGTGACTGGACTGACAATTGCCCTGGCTGCCGATCTGCCAACTGCAATGTCTGTTGCAGCCCTGGAACAAGCGGGAAAACTCTGCTGTCGTTCCCACAGATGAACCTTCTCCAACAGCCAGTGTACTTGTTATGTGTTTTGAACTCGATGTCGAAAGTGCAGCAGACGTCGCCAGATGATGACTTTGCCATTTTGTTGCTTCTTGCCGCAAACGATTCGCGACAATCTGGCATTTACTACCCAACCTTGTATACATCTTAATGCAAATCATGGTTTACGTCGGAGACCAAGACACGTGTGAAGCTAATTCTTTTTATCGATGCTGACTTCTTTCAACTTGTGCACTGCTTGCACCGGAAGTGTTTCATAGAACAGGCGCATGCATGTGTGGGACAGAAATCATAGGCACCTGAATATTAAGATTTTCCATAAATGAAAtaaactcctttttttcttttctttccgttcaGCCCTTGCCATACGCCAATAAAATTTTAGAGGTATAAACATGAAAATATCATAAGTATAAAGAGAGTGTGTCATcagtacaactctgtgtgtgtgtgtgtgtgtgtgtgttttcacccgGCTTGAAAGGAAGTCTTTCCATGGAATTTTAAACAGTTTGAAGGTTGCTATTGGGTGGAAAGAGGGCAGGGTTCTTGGGGGAAGGTTCCCTGTATGGAATTAGAGAACCATCAGGCttggaggtgtgtgtatgaaggggcgGGGAAGGGATATGGGTCTCCAGTCAGGTCTTATCCATGGATATTTTAATTTGTTGAATGGTTCACAAAAGTTAAATACCACTTAATAAAAGTACGTAGGTATTTAATGTTAAGATAATTGAGAGTATGGTGTGATTTAAATAACGCAGGCTGCATTTCATCAGTTTGCTGCTTGCCTCTCACTGAACTATACAACGGCCGTTTCAGTCTTGCACACTGACGTGCacaatgaacagcttgaaaaatgcttTTGAAAAATATTCAGTTCAGTCAAAAAATTAGTTACTTTGTAAATAATAGTTGCGGGTTTTCCGACAttgaaaaataaccaaaaaaaaacaaaaaacgatggacGTGCATTGTTTGCCCCAAATTCAGCAGTTTCACCTTATGCCCCCAAGAATAAAATTGTACAAGATTCCCAACAGTGACCTATAactttttttgtgaaccctgcATGTACATGATGTAGTTTATGTTAAGTGTCAACGTTTAACTTTTGCTCGATTCCCCATTGATAAAAGAATAGAAGTGGGTAAGACTGAGCAGATCAGAAGCAACTTTGACGCTTACATCAGTACCAAGCCCCACTGATGTTGCACGTTGTGTTCACAGAGTTTAAGCTCGTAACTGAGGACTGTGTGATAAGAGTACTCCAGAACATGGCAAAGAAACCCTGTGACCtgtgaactccccccccccctcaccaccaccacccccacctgtaCCATATGATTATTTCAGCAGATGAGATTACTCCCATACTAGTAGTCACTGTCATTATGAATAAGTCTTTACTTTCTGGCACCGTGCCTCAGAGTTTTAAGCTTGCTCCCGTAAAGCCCCTCTTAAAAAAGACCAACCTTGTTACTAACAGTTTGAAACACCGTGTACCGTCCTGTTTCAAATCTTTCTTGTCAAAGGTGTTAGAGCGTATTAGGAGTCTCACAACTTTCTAGAGCCGTTTCAGTTCGCTTACTGTAAGTGCCACAGCACTGAAACCGCCTTGTCAGTGCGTGTGGTTAATGATCTCCCTCAGATTTCTGCATGTGATAGTCAGTGTTCCTATATTTTGCCACTGCTCGACCTTTTTGCCACTACTCGACCTATCAGCAGCTTTCAACATCATAGACCATGCATCCTCATTACATATGGTTGTGTTCCACTTTTGGCTGCTCTAGAATGGTCCTGGATTCATTGGTTCGTTTTATACTTTGGCACTCAATCTGTCCTTGTTGGTCATGAATATACCCCGTCTGTGTTGGAGTATGGAGTGCCACGGTTGAGTCATGGGTCCAGTATTATTTACCATGTACACTGGCACAGGCTCTCAGTCATGTCATTCGTCAATCGGGTCACTCGTACcattttctttgcagatgattcCCAGCTCCAGACCTCTGCTGTTCCATCAGACTTTCCAGCTCTTGCCTGTAGCTTGAAAAATTGTATTGAGGATGTGGCTGATTACCGGAATGTTGAAAACAAGTTGAAGATGGGTGAGGATAAAACCCAGTGCCAATGGCACAAAATCAAAGATTGATCAGGTCACCTCTGCCCCTATGTCCATCTCTAACTGTGATATCGAAATTTGATTGGCTGCTTCTTCATTGTGCGGTCAGGTAGTTGAATTTGCGCGTTGCAACTTTGAAATTTATAATTTTATTTGGATGATTCATGGTATCATGgagcatcatgatgatgacaaccgTTGGGACTACAATTGTCCCCAATTTGTAGTAGATTTTACTGTACCAATGCCTTTCAACGATGGAGCGGATCAACTGATATTAATTTGGTAAGCAAACAAAAATCGTTTAACTCTGATCTCAGTCTTAAGTCTTACACATGCTAATGCTCATTGGTCATGAGATACATATGACGTTGACTGCGATTGTGCCCTTATTTACTGACTTGATAATGACCGTGGTGCAAAAGGTGACGTTCTGTGTCCTTACTTTACAACATTACATATCTGTGATTGTCGATCCGCCTCAGTGCAACTGTATGCTTTCCCACGTAAGCTTTGTCCTTTGCCCATCTGGGTAACGTCCCGGTCGGTGTATCCGCTGTATCGTTGTTCCGACGATTCTGATGATACTTTCGTctgtgacaacttttttttttttctcaaggccaaaGCGCGTCcagttacgctgctgctcaggtatgtgcttggcagatgtggtgtggcccgaacgcagtgacgcttccttgagtaactgaactgaactttgatATACCATTCTCCTAGTCTTGCATCTACTTTAAATGTTAGCTTAGATGAAACACTCTCCACGGATGCACATTTATGCcacactctgttctgtcagttacatatgttatagtgtgtcaggtgCCTATGgtagaagcatgggattttctcagacacactgctcactgatggacccctccttcctacctccctactcttctcccccaaaccccctttcaTGGCAtttatccccaccaacacccctccccataccctctctcccttttccccccttcccttggccaagtgcagagggagcaagctatcaagaaatactaagatggtatctcctctgaccattctcttcctatacactcccctgcccttttcccttccatcaccctcaaccccccccccccccctccctcctccttaccccccatgtcgatctctggcaggatggcatctgcctcaatggtcaccacatggtgtggtgtgtttatcatgagctgtttagaacagaatcagggcttggcgatctttcctcctccttcccttcctcttttcatcaccccccccccctcccctcccattctccttgacaatgctgggttctgtgagaaaagtgctggatgtgcaagtctagcactgttggtcccagattggtctgttaacttcaaccaattggaaacgttctgggtcggaagatagtttgcatacagcgtcaacttgtgaagaggataaaatgaataggcaagtggggtgtctttcttttccttgcttggagcaggccaggagagccagacggtcaagacagtaccatgggggctgtgtgctgtttaaagttagagaaataaacacctcaattcatctttctaaaagaccctgctgtagTACGatgagagagtggattgtgcacctatcctctgcctgttatcctactctaccccgtcttccttcttctccttccccctacacccccaccactacccccttttaacaacttggcgttgccgacaggatcagcaggtgaggtgtctcttagctttagcagcacacagccTAACGCAgaccagcacaacccaacccagcccgaGCAGTCCCCCATGCAGTGGTGTGcggcacccacactgccagtgttcactggtgagcAGGGCGAGACatcggctgaggacttcatcactgaggcggagagggtcctggtcgcataccccatgggagacgagatggctgcatacttcatctacagccatctgcagggaaccgcacgcagaGAGCTGATGCTGTGGGACCTGgaggacaccaacaccccagagaaggtgaccggcattctgctgggggtgttcggtgatGGACGggtgtcaccacactgctgtccatacttttcagcagggtacagcagctggaggagtccatcatggactactctcatgctctgcgcagcatggagagaaccatccagatgaagatgactggggccctcaccgctgacatgctgagggaccacttcatcagtggcctccggaacgccttgttgaaaagggagctgcgccaggtagtgaggcgagagcctcaaaccaccttcatccaggcgagggatgaagccctgaggctgcagagagagctggaagaggaccaacaacagcaacaggccagggaacagatggcacaactgggggacaaactgttgttgttagagGGAAAAGTCAGGTCCATGCAGGGGCTAGTGTCAGGTCTAGTTGATCAGAGAGATGAGGTTTTAGTTAAGAACAGGGCtgtgggcaaaaagaaaaagaagaaagtcggGAAAGGAAAAATCCAGTCAGCAGTGGGGAATAGGATTTCCCCAAACCACAACAAGGGTAAGGATTTCCCCAAAGTAAAGAGCAAGGTTtcccacaatgaaatacacagagaCTTCCACAATGGTCTCAAGGGGCGGGATCACAAACTAGAAGAAAGGATTTCAGATAAACTGATGAAGAGCCATTCAGTAGGTGACTGCAGTGGTGATGATCCATGCCGagatgaatgggtgctgctgcccatgccaCCTGATCCAGGGATTCCTGGTCAATGTTGGAAGAAGGAGAATGACGTAGACTGCCAAGCTGCAGTCAAGACTCCCAGACCATCACGCAAATCAGTGTGcactggtttgtgtgagactaGCACCAGGTTTCATATGAAGCCTGAAATGCACATGTCTTGTGGCTCAAAAGGTGCTAGAATGTCGGCTCAAATGGATTGAATTGGGATGGGAGACTGACAGGGTCAATACTCCCAAAATGTAGTGCTATGTACAAGACTAATGTGAACCGCCTTTCAGTGAGCAGACTTGCTGCTGTAGCCTGCTAGTGGATCTGGTATTTTGCGTACAGGGTGGTGTTTTAGCTGGAAGTTTAATGCTGCTTTTCAAGTTTTATGGTTATTCAGTCTGTTGAATTTACAATTTCTTTACTGGCCTTTCTTGTTTGAAGGTTTTTaggtattacttttttgttgttgacaatgtCTGCATTTATTTGCAATATGTAAGGATGACATACATCAGATAATGTATGATGACAGGGATTCCTGTAAGATCTTTATGTATTAATGTTTTGCTAATACTCTTCGTTGGAGAATTTGTCTCACCATTTGCATGAAGCAATTGATTGGTATGCGatctgcagcaatgaggacattgctttcaaaagcaaggggtggatgttatagtgtgtcaggcacctatggtggaagcatgggattttctcagacacactgctcactgatggacccctccttcctacctccctactcttctccccccacccccctttcatggcatttatccccaccaacacccctccccataccctctctcccttccccccccccccttcccttggccaagtgcagagggagcaaaCTATCAAGAAAttctaagtaaagatggtatctcctctgaccattctcttcctatacactcccctgcccttttcccttccatcaccctcaaccccccacccccacccccccttaccccccatgtcgatctctggcaggatggcatctgcctcaatggtcaccacatggtgtggcatgtttatcatgagctgtttagaacagaatcagggctgggcgatctttcctcttccttcccttcctctttttatcacccccccccccctcccctccaattctccttgacaatgctgggttctgtgagaaaagtgctggatgtgcaagtctagcactgttggtcccagattggtctgttaacttcaaccaattggaaacgttctgggttggaagatagtttgcatacagcgccaacttgtgaagaggataaaatgaataggcaagtggggtgtctttcttttccttgcttggagcaggccaggagagccagacggacaagacagtaccgtgggggctgtgtgctgtttaaagttagagaaataaacacctcaattcatctttctaaaagaccctgctgtggtacgat
This window encodes:
- the LOC143285721 gene encoding uncharacterized protein LOC143285721, which codes for MICIKMYTRLGSKCQIVANRLRQEATKWQSHHLATSAALSTSSSKHITSTLAVGEGSSVGTTAEFSRLFQGCNRHCSWQIGSQGNCQSSHLLQLKWQDANRRHYCTQPSGEGSGPTSTTQVARDSAGSQLSQKEKLKRAVKEYGSTVIIFHITISLASLGGFYLAVSSGIDMVGILKSVGVGEAILQSKLATGTGTFVVAYAVHKVFAPVRIGITLTSTPFIVRFLRSKGILKPPKTNL